The following are encoded together in the Gavia stellata isolate bGavSte3 chromosome 23, bGavSte3.hap2, whole genome shotgun sequence genome:
- the TRMT6 gene encoding tRNA (adenine(58)-N(1))-methyltransferase non-catalytic subunit TRM6 isoform X1 produces MEDGLSPGPRICEGDCAVLKRDDVFKAVPVLRRRKIIFEKQWFYLDNAIGHIYGTTFEVTSGGNLQPKQEVEETTTETKEAGTDNRNIVDDGKSQKLTHDDIKALKDKGIKGQEIVQQLIENSTTFRDKTEFAQDKYIKKKKKKYEAVITIVKPSTRILSTMYYAREPGKINHLRYDTLAQMLTLGNIRAGNKMIVMETCAGLVLGAVMERMGGYGSIIQMYPGGGPVRAATSCFGFPKLFFDNLHEFPLSKVDSLLSGTFSTETLPSEPEDNALVEEASNGLTDEKQTSPQETEEECITEAAMEINQTEEQETMDINAEDAEFKENKEKENKENVREKQRKQWERRKKLIETAALLREKNADGLIVASKFHPTPLLLSLLEFVAPSRPFVAYCQYKEPLLECYTKLRERGGVINLKLSETWLRNYQVLPDRSHPKLTMSGGGGYLLSGITVVLDKGKSDSRNLEALKMEEPSSKRCKVEDPQC; encoded by the exons ATGGAGGACGGCCTCAGCCCGGGGCCGCGCATTTGTGAGGGGGATTGCGCCGTCCTGAAGCGGGACGACGTCTTCAAAGCGGTACCCGTGCTACGGCGGAG aaaaattatttttgagaagCAGTGGTTCTATCTGGATAATGCTATTGGACATATTTATGGAACTACATTTGAAGTAACCAGTGGTGGAAACCTCCAGCCGAAGCAAGAGGTGGAAGAGACTACCACAG aaacaaaagaagcagGTACAGATAATCGTAACATAGTTGACGATGGAAAGTCTCAAAAACTGACTCATGATGACATAAAGGCTTTGAAGGACAAGGGTATTAAAGGACAG GAAATAGTTCAACAGTTAATAGAGAACAGTACAACATTCAGAGACAAAACAGAATTTGCCCAAGATAAATacataaagaagaagaaaaaaaa ATACGAGGCAGTTATTACAATTGTGAAACCATCCACTCGCATTCTTTCAACAATGTATTATGCAAGGGAACCTGGAAAAATTAA CCACTTGCGATATGACACCCTAGCTCAGATGTTGACTTTAGGAAACATCCGTGCTGGCAACAAGATGATTGTAATGGAAACCTGTGCAGGCCTGGTGCTGGGGGCGGTGATGGAACGCATGGGAG GCTATGGATCCATTATTCAGATGTATCCAGGAGGGGGACCCGTTAGAGCTGCTACCAGTTGTTTTGGAtttccaaaactttttttcGATAATCTTCATGAATTTCCTCTCAGCAAAGTGGATAGTCTCCTCTCTGGGACATTTTCTACAGAGACTCTGCCTTCAGAACCTGAGGATAACGCGCTAGTGGAAGAAGCAAGCAATGGATTGACTGATGAGAAGCAGACTTCCCCAcaggaaacagaagaggaatgtattactgaagcagCTATGGAGATCAACCAAACGGAAGAGCAAGAAACAATGGACATTAATGCTGAAGATGCAGAATTTAAagagaacaaggaaaaagaaaataaagaaaat GTTcgggaaaaacaaagaaaacaatgggagagaaggaaaaagctaATAGAAACTGCTGCTTTGTTGAGAGAGAAGAATGCTGATGG CTTAATTGTAGCCAGCAAGTTTCATCCCACTCCTTTATTACTTTCTTTACTGGAATTTGTTGCTCCTTCAAGGCCTTTTGTTGCCTACTGCCAGTATAAAGAG ccatTATTAGAATGCTACACAAAACTGAGGGAAAGAGGCGGTGTTATTAACCTAAAGCTGTCTGAAACCTGGCTACGGAACTATCAG gtcttACCAGATCGAAGCCATCCAAAACTGACAATGAGCGGAGGTGGAGGGTACCTTCTCTCTGGCATAACTGTTGTCTTGGATAAGGGCAAATCTGATTCCAGGAATTTGGAAGCACTGAAGATGGAAGAGCCATCATCTAAAAGATGCAAAGTTGAAGACCCTCAATGTTAA
- the TRMT6 gene encoding tRNA (adenine(58)-N(1))-methyltransferase non-catalytic subunit TRM6 isoform X2, producing the protein MYYAREPGKINHLRYDTLAQMLTLGNIRAGNKMIVMETCAGLVLGAVMERMGGYGSIIQMYPGGGPVRAATSCFGFPKLFFDNLHEFPLSKVDSLLSGTFSTETLPSEPEDNALVEEASNGLTDEKQTSPQETEEECITEAAMEINQTEEQETMDINAEDAEFKENKEKENKENVREKQRKQWERRKKLIETAALLREKNADGLIVASKFHPTPLLLSLLEFVAPSRPFVAYCQYKEPLLECYTKLRERGGVINLKLSETWLRNYQVLPDRSHPKLTMSGGGGYLLSGITVVLDKGKSDSRNLEALKMEEPSSKRCKVEDPQC; encoded by the exons ATGTATTATGCAAGGGAACCTGGAAAAATTAA CCACTTGCGATATGACACCCTAGCTCAGATGTTGACTTTAGGAAACATCCGTGCTGGCAACAAGATGATTGTAATGGAAACCTGTGCAGGCCTGGTGCTGGGGGCGGTGATGGAACGCATGGGAG GCTATGGATCCATTATTCAGATGTATCCAGGAGGGGGACCCGTTAGAGCTGCTACCAGTTGTTTTGGAtttccaaaactttttttcGATAATCTTCATGAATTTCCTCTCAGCAAAGTGGATAGTCTCCTCTCTGGGACATTTTCTACAGAGACTCTGCCTTCAGAACCTGAGGATAACGCGCTAGTGGAAGAAGCAAGCAATGGATTGACTGATGAGAAGCAGACTTCCCCAcaggaaacagaagaggaatgtattactgaagcagCTATGGAGATCAACCAAACGGAAGAGCAAGAAACAATGGACATTAATGCTGAAGATGCAGAATTTAAagagaacaaggaaaaagaaaataaagaaaat GTTcgggaaaaacaaagaaaacaatgggagagaaggaaaaagctaATAGAAACTGCTGCTTTGTTGAGAGAGAAGAATGCTGATGG CTTAATTGTAGCCAGCAAGTTTCATCCCACTCCTTTATTACTTTCTTTACTGGAATTTGTTGCTCCTTCAAGGCCTTTTGTTGCCTACTGCCAGTATAAAGAG ccatTATTAGAATGCTACACAAAACTGAGGGAAAGAGGCGGTGTTATTAACCTAAAGCTGTCTGAAACCTGGCTACGGAACTATCAG gtcttACCAGATCGAAGCCATCCAAAACTGACAATGAGCGGAGGTGGAGGGTACCTTCTCTCTGGCATAACTGTTGTCTTGGATAAGGGCAAATCTGATTCCAGGAATTTGGAAGCACTGAAGATGGAAGAGCCATCATCTAAAAGATGCAAAGTTGAAGACCCTCAATGTTAA
- the CHGB gene encoding secretogranin-1: MGPLALLGLLGAAALAGVSAVPVEKDHIEEMVTRCIVEVLSNALSKPNAPPINPECKEILKKSGRNDRERSENKQLEVRHLKDPAEIEKHHTGSVEKEQSQAEEESKKYMKGSNEEKLAHEEGKSKEEEEGHHTPIQEERLHTEEKKHYQEVRREEEKSYHSEEESKESKRHDKEVERAVLDKKSRSGGTSTEEFPDGNDQRPVGHWHSEEGMQSPYKRIHEGEEGEAEEDRSEKYHHESKERDFSHQQEHVESDESEEAEKEKQAYKPRHYHGKHRMGDSSEEKRGRGGEKEELAEESNTEEAHLWDRRNHRQKHLEESEQQREEKSGYHGRHGSEEVEEKRHADQGGEEYRERWQQSEESSEEENKKHRHSEESNEKWHEEGRYHDGSHEVRRHHSEGRTYLEDEGEEELDRYLSGGSKEKEHRGGGRYRLWDSEDKGSQKAYAQERKGQARRHYSTEDSVEQQRYPGNSEEEEEEVEKKHHSSDQMENEEDNMEEGGYAEREEYRSRLPAESEKRTTASYSPYYPLLWWKSRHFEKRDSTGEQLLEGKEEGSPTLNEKSLFPEYNDYDWWEKKQILSALNHRRTEKRNLGKMNRYDTKRQYNKMDQLAELLNYRKKSAEFPELYNSGEDVKKRHVIRNDRGGLSQRPLTEEEEKELENLAAMDLELQKIAEKFNDNRRG; encoded by the exons gtGTCAGCGCAGTTCCAGTGGAAAAAGACCATATTGAAGAAATG GTAACACGGTGCATAGTGGAAGTTCTGTCCAATGCCCTATCTAAGCCAAACGCACCACCGATTAATCCCGAATGCAAAGAAATCCTGAAGAAGA GTGGTAGAAATGACAGAGAGAGAAGCGAAAACAAACAACTTGAAGTGAGGCATTTGAAAGACCCAGCAGAGATTGAAAAACATCATACCGGGAGTGTGGAGAAAGAACAAAGTCAGGCAGAAGAGGAATCCAAAAAGTACATGAAAGGAAGTAACGAGGAGAAACTTGCTCACGAGGAAGGTAAAagcaaggaagaggaggaaggacacCACACACCTATTCAAGAGGAGAGACttcatacagaagaaaagaagcactATCAGGAAGttagaagagaggaggagaagagctaccacagtgaagaagaaagcaaagagagcaAGCGTCACGACAAAGAGGTAGAGCGTGCTGTTCTCGACAAGAAGTCCCGCTCTGGAGGCACAAGCACAGAGGAATTCCCTGATGGGAATGATCAGCGCCCTGTGGGCCACTGGCATTCGGAGGAGGGAATGCAGAGCCCTTACAAAAGAATTCATGAAGGCGAAGAGGGAGAGGCCGAGGAagacagaagtgaaaaataccACCATGAGTCTAAGGAGCGTGATTTCTCCCATCAGCAAGAGCACGTAGAATCTGATGAGagtgaagaagcagagaaggaaaagcaagccTACAAACCCAGACATTATCATGGGAAGCATAGAATGGGTGACTCCTCTGAAGAGAAGAGGGGCCGTGGTGGTGAGAAAGAGGAACTAGCTGAGGAATCAAACACAGAGGAGGCCCATCTCTGGGACAGAAGGAACCACCGTCAGAAACATCTTGAAGAGTCTGAGCAGCAGCGTGAGGAGAAGAGCGGTTATCATGGGAGACATGGGTCTGAAGAGGTGGAGGAGAAGAGGCATGCAGACCAGGGAGGTGAGGAGTACAGAGAAAGGTGGCAGcagagtgaagaaagcagtgaagaagaaaacaagaagcaTCGCCACAGTGAAGAAAGTAACGAGAAATGGCACGAGGAGGGGAGATACCATGATGGATCACACGAGGTGAGGAGGCACCATTCTGAGGGAAGGACGTATCTGGAAGATGAAGGTGAGGAAGAGCTGGACAGGTATCTCAGCGGTGGCAGCAAGGAGAAGGAGCATCGTGGTGGAGGGAGATACCGCTTGTGGGACAGTGAAGACAAGGGGTCACAGAAAGCGTACGCTCAAGAGCGCAAAGGGCAGGCTAGAAGACACTACAGCACTGAGGACAGTGTAGAGCAGCAGCGCTACCCTGGCaacagtgaggaggaggaggaggaagtagAAAAGAAGCATCACAGCAGTGATCAGATGGAAAATGAAGAGGATAATATGGAGGAGGGAGGATACGCAGAGAGGGAAGAGTACAGAAGCCGACTCCCTGCAGAGAGCGAGAAGAGAACCACGGCATCCTACAGCCCTTACTACCCACTGCTGTGGTGGAAAAGCCGGCACTTTGAGAAAAGGGAcagcacaggagagcagcttCTGGAGGGCAAAGAGGAAGGCAGTCCCACCCTGAACGAGAAGAGTCTTTTCCCTGAATATAACGACTATGACTggtgggagaaaaagcaaatccTAAGCGCTCTGAACCACAGACGCACCGAGAAGAGGAATCTTGGCAAGATGAACAGATATGATACAAAAAGGCAGTACAACAAGATGGATCAACTTGCAGAACTTCTGAATTACAGGAAGAAATCAGCTGAATTCCCAGAGTTGTACAATTCTGGAGAAGACGTGAAAAAACGTCACGTAATCAGGAATGACAGAGGAGGTCTGAGCCAGAGGCCTCTGACAGAAGAGGAG gaaaaggaaCTGGAAAACCTGGCCGCTATGGATTTGGAGCTGCAGAAAATAGCTGAGAAGTTTAATGACaacaggagaggctga